In Bombus fervidus isolate BK054 chromosome 13, iyBomFerv1, whole genome shotgun sequence, a single genomic region encodes these proteins:
- the LOC139993738 gene encoding zinc finger TRAF-type-containing protein 1 homolog → MRWLLTLNNTSTDFITFRISIESVLSLSRRLLRGLRLTSAHFSRSFGGKIKTINMADPNNEAASSSSVSEQAPSATPIRDDLEKIEDFLEPDKKRRKLSRNDGKTEQKLEHRLGGILCCAVCLDLPKAAVYQCTNGHLMCAGCFTHVLADARLRDEMATCPNCRIEISRTSPSRNLAVEKAVSELPAECQYCAKEFPRNSLERHEETMCEERISSCKYSRIGCPWRGPNHERPEHEAHCVHPHRSGLDVMDALRDIDARTLEERRLYDNVFDLLSYEKITFNDLQMKPYRTDEFVHKLFYETSRFTAFNNQWVVKARINNSQRDPTQSSERDMTYQLILKSKTTYPLPLHYLILKGPFGDMKVQPRIHKFEFTDQEIESPYLPLPLPDTAECNRLLAARAISFRLIMFLASK, encoded by the exons ATGCGTTGGCTTTTAACCTTGAATAATACATCGACCGATTTCATTACGTTTCGTATAAGTATCGAATCGGTGTTGTCTCTATCTAGGAGATTATTACGTGGTCTGCGTTTGACATCTGCGCATTTCTCACGCTCATTCGGAGGAAAAATCAAAACAATCAATATGGCGGATCCGAACAACGAGGCTGCATCGTCGAGTAGCGTTTCGGAGCAGGCCCCGTCGGCCACCCCGATTCGCGACGATCTCGAAAAAATCGAGGACTTCCTTGAGCCTGATAAAAAGCGTCGCAAACTGTCACGGAACGATGGGAAAACCGAACAAAAGTTGGAACACCGCTTGGGCGGCATCCTCTGCTGCGCAGTTTGTCTCGATTTACCCAAGGCAGCCGTTTATCAG TGTACAAATGGACACTTGATGTGTGCCGGTTGCTTCACTCATGTCCTCGCAGATGCCAGGCTAAGAGATGAAATGGCAACATGTCCCAACTGCAGAATCGAGATCAGCAGAACATCTCCATCTCGAAATTTGGCAGTTGAGAAAGCAGTATCTGAGTTACCAGCAGAATGTCAATATTGTGCAAAGGAGTTCCCAAGGAATTCCTTGGAACGTCATGAAGAGACTATGTGCGAAGAAAG AATATCCAGTTGCAAATACAGTAGAATTGGCTGCCCATGGCGTGGACCAAATCACGAACGTCCAGAACACGAGGCACATTGTGTACATCCACATCGTTCAGGGCTGGATGTAATGGATGCCCTGCGCGATATCGATGCCCGTACCCTTGAAGAACGTAGGCTGTATGACAATGTCTTTGATCTTTTGTCGTACGAGAAAATCACATTCAACG ATTTACAAATGAAGCCATATCGTACAGATGAATTTGTCCATAAACTGTTTTACGAAACTTCTCGTTTTACGGCGTTTAACAATCAATGGGTTGTTAAAGCGAGGATCAATAACAGTCAACGTGATCCTACTCAGAGTTCGGAAAGAGACATGACTTATCAA TTGATTTTAAAATCAAAGACAACGTATCCACTACCACTTcattatttgatattaaaagGACCTTTTGGGGACATGAAAGTACAACCAAGAATACACAAATTTGAGTTCACTGACCAGGAAATCGAAAGTCCTTATTTACCTTTACCCTTACCTGATACGGCAGAGTGCAATAGACTTCTCGCTGCAAGAGCTATTAGTTTCAG acTAATAATGTTCCTGGCATCTAAGTAG